The genome window ACAACTTGGGCCAAGCTGAGAACACCATGTTGCAAAATGTCAAGGAGGTGTTCGCCAAATCGGCCACTAAGGAGGAGCTGCAAGCTGCTGTCGATCAGGTCAGACCAGTGCCCAAGGGCAACTACAATGCCGAGCACATCCAGGATGTGTATATCCCTAGAGAGATCATCGGATCCGAGATTCTCAACGCGGTGCCGGTCATGGATTGGCAGGAAGCTGTTCGCAACAACGAGGCTGTCAACGTTCCTTCGCGTTTTGTTGCCCACCGCATTGCGCGTGTGGCAGCCaacaaggaggacaaggaaCGGTTGCAGGTTTTGCGATATCTGTTGTgggtcatcatcctctgGGTCACTACCGGGAAGGGCAGGGAGCGTGGTACCAAGACCATTGCGAAAAGGGACAAGCTTCGAGAGCTTCTGTCCCCAGCGCCCGAGGTGGTCATTGAGAATATTCGTCGAAAATTCTCAGATAATGGTGTGATGCGCAAGGAGCACATGGAGCTGCTCATGACGCACTGCTGTGTTTTTGCCAGCATCATTGACAACTTTGAGGTCAACATGAACGACCTGAGAGAGGATCTCAAGCTGGAGCAGAAGCAGCTTGCCCAGTACTTCATGGAGGTGGGTGCGCGGGTCAAGCAGTCCAAGGCTGGCGGCGTCATGAAGCATATTGCCAAGTTGCAGCTGCCACTGGTGTTCCCCAG of Podospora pseudopauciseta strain CBS 411.78 chromosome 7 map unlocalized CBS411.78m_7, whole genome shotgun sequence contains these proteins:
- the RPA49 gene encoding DNA-directed RNA polymerase I subunit rpa49 (COG:K; BUSCO:EOG09262BVA; EggNog:ENOG503P0GY); the encoded protein is MGDPSEKKRRRAEDDTPKSKKKKSEGAGAAMEFSITKVHTPQVSPPVVAVTPGFLLRDKHAFDVYEKVPQQANKRRKSGGIPQAPEMALHSSTHVSIDYTARETEQMLNHYLAIVDPKTKEIEIISAKKMMVRHKVRAQQEERKEPGEENVAQTNYERRTALGEEFGTRKAKKALKSVADNAIMASTDNLGQAENTMLQNVKEVFAKSATKEELQAAVDQVRPVPKGNYNAEHIQDVYIPREIIGSEILNAVPVMDWQEAVRNNEAVNVPSRFVAHRIARVAANKEDKERLQVLRYLLWVIILWVTTGKGRERGTKTIAKRDKLRELLSPAPEVVIENIRRKFSDNGVMRKEHMELLMTHCCVFASIIDNFEVNMNDLREDLKLEQKQLAQYFMEVGARVKQSKAGGVMKHIAKLQLPLVFPRIRSGARR